A window of Mobiluncus massiliensis genomic DNA:
GCCACCGATCGGCAAGCCGCCCGCGCCGCCGCGTTGACCTGAACACCCGCCATTCCGGCTGCTCCGGTCAACGCCAACGCCACCACAATCATGATGACTGCGGGGAAGGTCAGCGCAAGCTCGGTCGTAACCATCCCGTTTTCCGAACAGAGGCGTCGCCCGTGAGCCAGCCAGCGGCGCACCAGGCGTCGGCAGAACTGCTGACGCCAACCTTTCCCGACATTCATCATCATGTTCAGACCTGCAAAGCCTGTTCGATGATGGACTGCAGCGCGTCTTTC
This region includes:
- a CDS encoding TadE family protein, translating into MMMNVGKGWRQQFCRRLVRRWLAHGRRLCSENGMVTTELALTFPAVIMIVVALALTGAAGMAGVQVNAAARAACRSVAIGEDSAAAVAAGNRLLGGAGGSAGSVSVSTTGKDVQCSATKKMPAMLGMLGMNAKAQAVIPREDSW